The following coding sequences lie in one Alloacidobacterium dinghuense genomic window:
- a CDS encoding phage tail protein, giving the protein MTEFPVNPQRHDPYKNFKFRVKWDGKYVAAVSKFSGLKRTTEVVEHREGGDPSTSRKSPGLTQFAPIVLERGLTQDHAFEEWANLVWKLGAGLGSEVALKEFRKDIVIELYNEAGQLVYAFKVFRCWPSEYQALPDLDADANAIAIEHLKLENEGWERDSSVTEPVEP; this is encoded by the coding sequence CCACGACCCCTACAAGAATTTCAAATTCCGCGTGAAGTGGGACGGCAAGTATGTCGCGGCCGTCTCCAAGTTCAGCGGCCTCAAGCGCACCACCGAAGTCGTGGAGCACCGCGAAGGTGGCGACCCCAGCACCAGCCGGAAGTCGCCAGGACTGACTCAGTTCGCGCCTATCGTGCTCGAACGTGGGTTGACCCAGGATCACGCCTTCGAGGAATGGGCCAACCTGGTGTGGAAGCTGGGCGCAGGGCTGGGCTCCGAAGTCGCCTTGAAGGAGTTCCGCAAGGATATCGTCATCGAACTCTACAACGAAGCCGGCCAACTCGTGTACGCCTTCAAGGTCTTCCGTTGCTGGCCATCGGAATACCAGGCGCTGCCGGACCTCGATGCCGACGCCAACGCCATCGCCATAGAGCATCTGAAGCTGGAGAACGAAGGCTGGGAGCGCGACTCGTCAGTTACAGAGCCAGTCGAACCATGA